Genomic window (Spirosoma sp. KCTC 42546):
ACGTCCGACCAGATCCCGGCGCTGGGCCGCCACCCACATGCTGAGCGCGCAGCACCCCACAAAAAAAGCACCCGATAGGACGGTCAGGGACCATACTATCAGATTATGATGTCGGTCGGCACCAGAAAGGTCGATTACAAAATCGACTATCAGGAGACCAACCAGCACCCGCTGGACAATTAAAAACCAATGATGCAGGCGGGAATGTTGTTCTTTAAGGTTGAACAGGCGGTCGACCAGGGCGATATAACAAATGTGTATTGCCGTCAGAGTTACATCATAGATAAGGTTTCGTTCCAGATTCGTTAGTACCAAATTGAATACCACCGCATTTATTAGCGACGGGAACATTTGAAAGGTGAACAAACCATAGATTGAATCCCGGGAAATCCCCCATTGAACAGCGTTGAGTATGACAATAGACCCAACCGATCCTAAGTAGAAAAACATGACTTCTTGGCCAGCCATATAAACGATATATGTAATTGCACGTATGATGAAACGTTAAAACTACACCAAAAAACATACTAGGACCAGCTCTTTCGCCACTCAGTAAAAATCTACCTATCGTCCGATGCATTACCTATACGAAAGAACTCCTGAACTGTAGGCTATGGGTTGATTTGTCTCAGACCAGTTCCTTTCCTACTCAAAATCGTTTTTAAGACAAGCTAGTAACGTTATTACTTAAAGACTGAAAAAGCATTACGTCCAGTTAAAGTCAACGACTTTGCCATTTAGTTTCCACTTCTGAGGTAGTGGGTTCGTTAGCCAATCGATCGGTTCGGCTAACGGTTGTGGGTTGGCTGCCTGGGCAAACGCTTTTTTTACGGCTATTTTTTGCGCTTCACCCATAGCTTCCGGCTGGGCCGAAATGAAAAGTGGCGATCCACTTTCAGCTAAGAGTCTCAGCCATTGCTTATTCTTATCCCAGGCTATGCTGGTTGTCAGGCCAACACAATCGCCATCTACGGCGTAAAACTTATTGTGCTGGGGTAGCCGAAACGCCAGTGTATTCACCCCCATTTTCAAGGTGCGGCTCCATTCCTTACCACTGGTATCGTCCCCAATCCGGCAAAGCTCAACCAGGCCTGCACTCAGGTGGCTCATGGTATTACAGCCAATTATATAGATGCCATTACCTGCCGCGTCTCGGATGGATTGGTAGAGGTGACCTATAATCTCAGCATTGGTTTTACTACGGTCGTAAAAATTCCACCCGGCGGCCGTAAGGCTTTCATTCATCGAAAATCCCCATCGACCCAGTATATCATAAGTCGTAAAATCGTGTTTTACCAGCTCAAACCCCCACGTTTTATACGAATCGAAATTGCGTTTTATCCGCTCAATGTTTTCTGGTATGGTAGGATCGAGAACCGGCATTTTGGGGTTATTACGACCGGCAATTTGGGGCGCCAGCAGACTGGCTTTCTCATCATGGCGCGCACAGAGTGGCCGCATCCACAACCCCGGCCGCATGCCTTCTTTCCTGATGGTATCGGCCATCAGGTGCATATCTTTAAACTTAGCATTCGGTCTACTGAAATCATCATTCCAGCCCCCATCACCAGGCAACAAGGGCGAGTACGTTGCCCATCCGGCATCAATGACCGAGAACGGCCTGTTATTCACATCAGTTACCAGTTCGGCCATCAGAGCCGTTGTTTTTTTGATCAGCTCAAAGCTATTTGCCCCGTACGCGAAGTACCAGTCATTGATCCCATACACAGGTTTTTTAGGTAACCGTGGCTTGTCGCACATCAGCCCACAGAATCGATGGTCGACCTGATACGGGCTTTCACCCGAGCGACTTTGCATAGTTACCACATCAGCCGCATGTAGCGTACGCTCACCCAGTAACACGCCGTTGCCGCCCGAAAGTGTATCACAAGTAAGTTCCAGACTCGTGTTGCTCAATTGCCACCAGCAGATACTGCCAGAGCCGGTTTTAACCCCAAAACAGGCCGTCTGCTTCCCGTCGTAAATGAGTATATACCAGGGATTTCGGTTAGCTTGTGAAAGGGGCTTCCAGCTCAGATCACCGTAGGAACGCTCAAAATGATCACCGACGAACTGGACGTTGGGTTTCGGCGAATAACGCCAGGATAACCGAATAGCCTTTATGGGTTGCGAAGGCGATTGCAGATAAATCCCACTGGCATTTCCGTTCGTTTTAACCGTAACGACCACATCCTGATCGCTGAATGTATCACCATTGGTGCGTTTCAGACTGATCCATTTATCCTCAAGTTGAGCCCAAACGGCATCGGGTGCATTTAATGCGATTGCCTGAGATACAGAAGCATACGTTAGCCTGCCCGATAAAGCCGCTACTGAAACTGTTGAAGAGAGTTTAACAAATTGTCGTCTGTGCATACTACTTAATCTGTTATTAGAATACCTACGACCGTGTCTTATCCATTACAAATTCTATGATCCTAAACGGAGTAGCCGTTCGCTTGTTTATGCCGCTACGTTTACACGTCTGATTTAAAGGCTTTTTCTTTAGGTAGTGCATTGAAGCAAATATTTCATACCCGCCGGGTTATTGTCGATGGTCTCAAAAACTGCTTGAATATCTTCCAGGGGAGAAATTTGTGTGATAAGCTGACCGAGCGGCAGTTCGCCGGAAGCGGCTAGCCGGATGGCTTCATCGAAATCCTCGGGTTCATAAACACGTGTGCCAATGAGCTGTAGTTCCCGCCAGAAAAAGCGAAAGAGATCAACCGGCTTAGGTTCACTATGAATAGCCACCATGACAATCCGCCCCCGCGCCCGCGCCAGCTGCGTCATAACCGCAACCCCCGCAGCCACGCCCGACACCTCAAAAACAACGTCGGCCATTGCGCCATTCGTAAACGTTTCTACTGCGTTCACTAGATCAGTAGTCACAGGATTCACGGCAGGCAAATCCAGTTGACGACACAAGGCTAGCCGGGTGGCATTCGGCTCGGAAATGAGCACATGAGCTCCTTTGTGCCTGGCGACAAGGGCAATCAATACACCAATGGGACCACCCCCAATAATCACCACATGTTCACCCGGTTGCAGTCGACTGAGTCGGACGTCGTGACAGGCAACCGCCAACGGTTCGGTTAGTGCACCTAGCTGTAGCGGCATTGTTGCGGGCAAACGGTGTAGTGTATACGCCGGAACATTCCAATACGTCTGCATCCCGCCGGGGGTATCAATACCGATAAATTTCAGGTTTTTACCAATATGCTGCTGGCCATTATCCGATGGATCGTTGGCACCCGGCTGTAACGGCCTCACGGCAACCCGATCGCCCACCTGCCATCCTGAAACACCCTCGCCCAGTTCCGCGATTTCAGCCGATACCTCATGGCCAATTACCTGCGGCATCTGAACGCGCTGATCCATTTTACCATGATAAATGTGTACGTCGGTGCCACAAACACCGCAGTAAGCCACTTTAAGCCGAACCATACCCGCTGGAATCGGCTCAGGGCGCATGGGCTTCACTTCAAACTGCTGATTACCAGAATAATAGGCTGCTTTCATACGTAATGAGAAAAAGATTTACTTAATAATGTCGTTTATGACTGGATAGGGCCACGTTCCAGAATTTGAAGCATGTTGCCTTCTGGATCAAAAAAATTGCGAACACGACCTCCGCCAATGGCGTTGGTTAACTCTCCTCCCCACTTAATACCCTGCGAATCGAGCCAGGCAACGGCCTGATCAATATTTGCTACACGCAGCGCTACGTGCGACCATCCGGGCGTCCACGTAGTCCGGGCAGGACGTAGCGTCTGATCTTTCGGCATGATTTCCAACAGGGTTTGGTCGGGAGCCAGCAGCATCCAGACCGGCTTGTCGTGGCGAAACCAGCGTTGATAGCCCAGCACCTGGCAGTACCAATCGGTTAGGGATTCGACATCATCGGCGGCAACAGCGGGGTGATCGACGCCCAGAAAAAGGGATTCGTTCATAGTAGGTAAGGTTTCTGAATGTTGAGAGTTCTGCTGATCCCGAATGGTCAGCCAGGGGTAAGGGTAAAACCGATTTCGTTTTCAGTTAACGTGTAAATCGTTGTGTTGATAGTCAGCGAAAGCGATAGTTTATTGGCGTAAGAACCGGTCAGTTGGCTGGTAAATCCCGGCTTGCTGATTGTCCAGGTTTGATTACCTGTCTCTGCTTGCCAACGGTCAATCGCTGCCAGATCGTCGGCGGCCAGTACGTGAAGTTGATGGATGGATGTCGCTTTTTGCGCAGCCGTGTGGCGAAACACTAGACCGCTTCCGGGCTGCCCTTCGCCCTGTTGAGCTGGCTCAGGATGATAAGCATCGTGCAAATACCCGTAAACGGGGCCAGCTAGTGTACCCTGACCGATATGCCAGAGCTTGAGTCCCGTCTGGTGGCGGTAGAGCGTCAACCTGTTCCCATCGGTTTGTACAATCGATTCGCCGTCCCGATTATTCAGTAGCCAGTTCCAGACAGTACGAACGGGTTCGCTCGCCCGTATACGGTCAATCACGAACGTAAGGTGGGGGCCAACCTGAATCCAGCAGCGCGTAAATTCCTGAATGGGGTAGCCATAGGAAGCGGCTACTTCTGATACTACCAGCGATACGTCGTCAATTCGTTTAACTGTAATCAGTTGACCCCCTCGTTCAACCGGTGAGCTGATGGAGCCGTCGGGGTGAATTCGCCGACGAGCCAATACATTCCGCTGTTCCAGCAGCTTGATTTTCGCCAGATCTTCCTGTAAACCCAACGTGTCCTGCTCCAGCAGAAACGTACAGGTAGTATGCGTTTGCGTAGCGCATTCTAGTCCGTGAATTAGATTTCGGTAACAACTGTGACCGGGGTCGGCCAGCAATCGTTCGTGATTATGCACGAGCATAAAGCTATTTAAATCACCCTGCAAATGACCGGGCGCGTATACGCCATCGTTGTTCCCGCCCTGAATAGCCAGCACCGATTGACCGTTCCAGGCATCGCGTACCAGTGTATTTCCATTTGAAAACGATACGGTCAGGGGCAGATTTGCTTCCGCTGGCGACATTGCGTTTTGGGAACGTAGCAACAAGGGCAATGTTAGAAATCCCCAGTCATTCACCATGCCGAACGTAGCGAGATCGTGCGGTCCCTGCGTTGGATCAGGTTCGTAATAGTCCTGAAATAACCAGCGGGCTAGTCCGGCCTGGCGTGGGTCATTCGAACGGGCCGCTACATGAAGGAGCAAATCGCCAGATGGCCGAAAAAGGGCTGCGGAGTCATTGAAGTTGACCGCTCTGGCTCGTGGAGAGTCACCCCAGTTGCTCATCGGTTTACGGTACAGCATGCTTTGTGCCATCCAGCTCATCCCACGTCCGTAAGCATCCACATCGAGTTGCTGTGCCAGATCAGGATAGGAACGTATCAGTGATTCGTAAGCCAGCATCAAAGCGTTGGCCAGGTAATTGCCGTATTGCAACGACTCACCATACGAGCCATCCGGCTGGAATGCCTGCGCCATACGGACTACGTCTGGAAGTAACGCCACGAGCAATTCTTCATCGCCCAGAGCCGCCGACGCCACCAGTGCACCAGATGCCATAATACCCCGCCAGTTGGCCAGATGGCTGTTTTTGGCCAGCCAACGCTGACAGAGGAGAATACCTTTTTCGTACAGCACCTGACGTACCTCTTCCCGTTCCGTTTCGGTAAACACCGCACCTGCTAACGTCAGCACAGCCGCTACGCCCCAGCAAACATGCGCTGTTTCCAGATGCCCCATAAACGGTTCTGCGTGACTGCGAAACCACGGGCCAACCCAATCCGTTACTGGCAACCGGGCAATATGGAGCGTAGTACTTCGGAGCCAGGATGCCAGAGCATTGGTGGGTTCGAGCGCATAGTGCATAGCTGCGTCAGATAGATACTCGGCCGCCGGATACCACCAGCCAAGCGTGGCCTGACCAAATGCCGTACTGTCTGCCTGAAGGCCGGGTACGGCCAGACGCTGCGTGACCCGAAGGGCAAGCGCCCGCCGAAACCGCCGGATAACCGTATCGTGGCTGGACAGAATGGCGGTTTTTTCAGCTTCTGTCAAAAATAAGGCCGTGGCTCTGACTACCTCCATCAGAAATAGCCGCCGTTTTTAACCACTTCCGTTGGCGTCATGCCACTTTCAACCATTTCCTTAATGCCTTCTTCTTTGTGTACAATTTTTTCGGCGGCTACCAGCACATCGTAGGCAATGGCCTGTGGGATAGCGATAACACCGTCGATGTCGCCGAAAATCCAGTCGCCAGGTTGTACGATCACTTCGCCGATTTGCACCGGTTTCTGGTAATAATACATACGGAATCGACCGAGCATTCCCGTGCTGGTTTTGTACTTGTGAAAGACCGGAAAGTCCAGAGACAGGATGGCTTTGGTATCCCGAATACCATTGACGAGCGCTCCCCGGCAACCGGCTTTGAGCGCTGCCATCGTCATCACCTCGCCCCACTGCGAGGTAACTGTGTCGCCCGTACAGTCCCAGATAACGACTGAATCCTGATGCAGATCTTCAAGCATTTGCGCCCGCAGCTCAAACTCGCCATCGGTCGTAATATCAGGGCCACCTTTGACGGTGAACGCCATACCCGCCATTTTCATTTCTTCCCGAAGCGGGGCAAAGGCAGCCGGTAAACTGGAGGCATGCATGTTGTAATTGAAGCGCAGTACATCGTTGATAGCCCCCGTAAAGAGCTGCATGTATCGGATCCGCATTTCCGACACCGGAATCGGGAAGGGAAGAACAGGCTGTTTGCCGTCCAAATGGTGTTTTCCGTTGGATTTCATGATTGTGCCAGAAATTTCATATTGTCAAAATTGATTTCCCGAATGAGGACATACTCCGGCTGGTTGAGCACGAAGAGAATAACCCGGGCTACGTCCTCTACTTTCAGAAATTTTTCGCGCGCTACGTTCCGATCGCCCCAGTAGTTGCTGTCGGTTGGTCCCGGATTCACGTCCGTTACCCGAATTCCTTCTTTCAGAACCTGATCGGCCAGACCACTGCTCAGGCCGCGGGCCCCGAATTTGGAGGCACAGTAAACCGGAGCGGTTGGATTCGTCCGTTGTCCACCCATCGAAATGACGGTTACGATATGCCCTTGTTTACGGGGTTTCATCTGCTTCAGTGCTTCGCGGTTGCAGAGGAATACACCCCGCATATTGATGGTAATCATCCGTTCATAGGTCTCCAGATCGGTCGTGGACAAATCGGTGGTAGTCAGACCGATGCCGGCGTTATTGAGGAGAATATCGACTGGGCCAAAGGTTTCCTGGCAGGCCGTAAAACCCGCTACTACGTCAGCTTCCTGACTAACATCTCCTGTAAACGACCGAAGATTTTCGTGGCTTACGTCGTCGGTTAACTGATGCGTTCGGCTAAAATCAAAGACTTTAGCACCTTGGTCCAGCAGCGTGATGGCGGCCGCTTTCCCTATTCCACTCGATGCGCCGGTGATGAAGACGACTTTGTCTTGTAAATAATTCATAGTCAGATTAATTCGCGTGTGTCGTTCATTTTTTAATGCTCATTGACCGTTGTGCCCATGGGTGTTTGGCGATGCGTTGTGTTTTTGATCGGTGCGCCGGGAATCGGTCGGCTGGCTCGATACCAAATTATTGCTGAAAGGACCAGGCAGAGTAGTCCGGCACCCATAGCGACCCGGCCACTGGTTTCGCCCAGCGAGGGTAGGCTCATGGCCATAAATAAACTACCGGTTACGACCAGTGCGACGGCATATAACCGGTTCATGGTCTGCATAAAGCCTGGATTTTCGGCGGGCTTTTCGGCTTCAGTCAAGGGTGTGCGAAGGCGACGAAAGAAGGCTTCGACACGCTGGCGATAGGCATCATTTTGCGAAACGACGACGCCCGAAAGAAGGAATACTA
Coding sequences:
- a CDS encoding zinc-binding dehydrogenase produces the protein MKAAYYSGNQQFEVKPMRPEPIPAGMVRLKVAYCGVCGTDVHIYHGKMDQRVQMPQVIGHEVSAEIAELGEGVSGWQVGDRVAVRPLQPGANDPSDNGQQHIGKNLKFIGIDTPGGMQTYWNVPAYTLHRLPATMPLQLGALTEPLAVACHDVRLSRLQPGEHVVIIGGGPIGVLIALVARHKGAHVLISEPNATRLALCRQLDLPAVNPVTTDLVNAVETFTNGAMADVVFEVSGVAAGVAVMTQLARARGRIVMVAIHSEPKPVDLFRFFWRELQLIGTRVYEPEDFDEAIRLAASGELPLGQLITQISPLEDIQAVFETIDNNPAGMKYLLQCTT
- a CDS encoding VOC family protein, whose product is MNESLFLGVDHPAVAADDVESLTDWYCQVLGYQRWFRHDKPVWMLLAPDQTLLEIMPKDQTLRPARTTWTPGWSHVALRVANIDQAVAWLDSQGIKWGGELTNAIGGGRVRNFFDPEGNMLQILERGPIQS
- a CDS encoding heparinase II/III family protein, translating into MEVVRATALFLTEAEKTAILSSHDTVIRRFRRALALRVTQRLAVPGLQADSTAFGQATLGWWYPAAEYLSDAAMHYALEPTNALASWLRSTTLHIARLPVTDWVGPWFRSHAEPFMGHLETAHVCWGVAAVLTLAGAVFTETEREEVRQVLYEKGILLCQRWLAKNSHLANWRGIMASGALVASAALGDEELLVALLPDVVRMAQAFQPDGSYGESLQYGNYLANALMLAYESLIRSYPDLAQQLDVDAYGRGMSWMAQSMLYRKPMSNWGDSPRARAVNFNDSAALFRPSGDLLLHVAARSNDPRQAGLARWLFQDYYEPDPTQGPHDLATFGMVNDWGFLTLPLLLRSQNAMSPAEANLPLTVSFSNGNTLVRDAWNGQSVLAIQGGNNDGVYAPGHLQGDLNSFMLVHNHERLLADPGHSCYRNLIHGLECATQTHTTCTFLLEQDTLGLQEDLAKIKLLEQRNVLARRRIHPDGSISSPVERGGQLITVKRIDDVSLVVSEVAASYGYPIQEFTRCWIQVGPHLTFVIDRIRASEPVRTVWNWLLNNRDGESIVQTDGNRLTLYRHQTGLKLWHIGQGTLAGPVYGYLHDAYHPEPAQQGEGQPGSGLVFRHTAAQKATSIHQLHVLAADDLAAIDRWQAETGNQTWTISKPGFTSQLTGSYANKLSLSLTINTTIYTLTENEIGFTLTPG
- a CDS encoding RraA family protein, giving the protein MKSNGKHHLDGKQPVLPFPIPVSEMRIRYMQLFTGAINDVLRFNYNMHASSLPAAFAPLREEMKMAGMAFTVKGGPDITTDGEFELRAQMLEDLHQDSVVIWDCTGDTVTSQWGEVMTMAALKAGCRGALVNGIRDTKAILSLDFPVFHKYKTSTGMLGRFRMYYYQKPVQIGEVIVQPGDWIFGDIDGVIAIPQAIAYDVLVAAEKIVHKEEGIKEMVESGMTPTEVVKNGGYF
- a CDS encoding SDR family oxidoreductase, coding for MNYLQDKVVFITGASSGIGKAAAITLLDQGAKVFDFSRTHQLTDDVSHENLRSFTGDVSQEADVVAGFTACQETFGPVDILLNNAGIGLTTTDLSTTDLETYERMITINMRGVFLCNREALKQMKPRKQGHIVTVISMGGQRTNPTAPVYCASKFGARGLSSGLADQVLKEGIRVTDVNPGPTDSNYWGDRNVAREKFLKVEDVARVILFVLNQPEYVLIREINFDNMKFLAQS